The following are from one region of the Candidatus Cloacimonas sp. genome:
- a CDS encoding ATP-binding protein, translating to MQDSAAAEFEKGEYWYINTGFEERVKDFFTHKREPDVVLKVDIPAKDFNIAGKGSSELKILLKRLGVNSEILRRIAVASYEAEINVAAHSKGGKMISNVYDNLIYMQFPDNGPGIGDIEQAMIPGFSTADDLVREFGFGAGLGLPNIQKNSDALHITSANGLPTLVEII from the coding sequence ATGCAGGACTCCGCAGCTGCAGAATTTGAAAAAGGAGAATACTGGTATATCAATACCGGTTTTGAAGAAAGAGTAAAGGATTTCTTTACTCATAAAAGAGAACCGGATGTTGTTTTGAAGGTTGATATACCGGCAAAAGATTTTAATATTGCAGGCAAGGGCTCTTCAGAATTGAAAATTTTACTAAAACGATTGGGAGTTAATTCAGAGATTTTAAGAAGGATTGCCGTTGCCAGTTATGAAGCCGAAATAAATGTTGCCGCTCATTCAAAAGGCGGGAAAATGATCAGTAATGTATATGACAACCTGATATATATGCAATTTCCGGATAATGGGCCTGGAATCGGAGATATTGAACAGGCAATGATACCCGGTTTTTCCACTGCCGATGATTTAGTTCGGGAATTTGGTTTTGGAGCTGGATTAGGTTTGCCCAATATTCAAAAGAACAGTGATGCGTTGCATATAACATCGGCGAATGGACTTCCTACTTTAGTGGAAATAATAA
- a CDS encoding DRTGG domain-containing protein, with the protein MTLHNIVELLDAEVLNEGADLNTEVPCAFSSDLISDILMCTKEPTLLLTGLTNNQVIRLADMIDLIGIVFVRGKKPMQDVIDMAQERGLPLIATKMTLYRSSGILYNAGLRSCRI; encoded by the coding sequence ATGACTTTACATAATATTGTTGAACTTCTGGATGCAGAAGTCCTTAATGAAGGAGCCGATTTAAATACAGAAGTTCCTTGTGCTTTTTCTTCAGATTTAATATCCGATATTCTGATGTGCACGAAAGAACCAACATTATTGTTAACCGGGTTGACAAACAATCAAGTAATTCGGCTTGCCGATATGATTGATTTGATTGGAATTGTTTTTGTGCGCGGGAAAAAGCCAATGCAAGATGTTATAGATATGGCACAAGAGCGCGGACTACCTCTTATAGCAACTAAGATGACTTTATACCGTTCCAGCGGGATTTTATATAATGCAGGACTCCGCAGCTGCAGAATTTGA